Below is a window of Virgibacillus sp. NKC19-3 DNA.
CCATTCTTTTACTACGATGATATATGTGATTGTAAAGCCTTTGGCTCTTTTTCTATAAATTCTTCTTCCTCGATTTCATCGATATAACTCATGTAGTTACCAGGATATTCCTTCATTACCCAGCCTTCCATATTGCCATTTCCGCCGTAGAGTGGATCGGCATATGCTCCTTCAATCGTAGCAGAGCGCAATAGCTCGAAAAAGGTGGTGGCTGTTACCCCTTTCAAATCAACATCGCCATCTTGAAATTGTTGTAAAATCTCGTCTTGTTGCTCTCCCTCGAGATCAACAAAAGAAGCGTTAAAATCATTCTGGCTTTGCTTTTCGATAGCCTGGATACCTACATCAAATACCTCGTGGCGTTTGAGCCGTGTTTGATATCCTTGAAAATCCGATCCGGGATAGAAAGGGCCTTGCATATATTCTCTATCATTATGTCCATACGCTCCAGCTAATTGGTGATCAATAAAAAAAGGGATGCCTAATTCTATTGCACCGGGTCCATTATCATCTTCCGGAAAAATTCGCTCGGTTGCTGCACGAAGGATGTCGAAGTCAGATTGTTTGGTAAAATACATCAGAGCACGATTAAAATTGTTTTCTTCGTTTGTATTTTCCGGGGAAGTTTGCTGGTTATCACCTAAAAAATTAGTGCCAAGCAGAGAACCAAGTAACCCTCCACCAATTGCCCCACCAGCTACATAACCAGTATTCTTCATGAATTTACGCCGGGACATCTCTGACTGTTTTTTCGCATCTTTTTCATCAGCCATTTTATTACTCCTTTCATTGTCTATTGATTAGTATTTGTGATAATTATTTCACTATACCATAAATAAACATTTCTTGACAATATTGTCGAAACTAAAAGGCGAACAGTGCCAGGCACTGTTCGCCTTTTAAGGATTTATATGATTAATCTCGTCGCATGGCTGTTTCTTCCATTGTTACCGTATCACTGGTTGCATCATTTCCCATTTTTAATTGATCATCTGCTACAATCAAAATATTTCCAGACTTTATTTCGTCAGTAAGTTTTTTGGCTTGAAGTTCTGATACGCCAGCATTTACTAATTTTCCGTGTAATTCAATATGGGAATCTGTATCTGTATGCTCCGTAAAAACTTTTTTTACCTTATCCATAAAGGATTCTTCATCTTCTGTAGTGGCATCACTTTTTACCTTCACATCAGTTTGTCTGTCCATATCCTCAGCATGATCGCTATTTGCAAAGATTGTAATGTTTTTAGCGATATATCCTTTAAGTTCTAATCGTTGTACCACGCTCACTGCTTCATCTCTAGAGGAATAGGATCCAATGATTTCTTTGGCCATTTCAAACACCTCCATAGCAATAATCGTTTATTATGTTCTTCCCAAGGATAAAGACTTTAAAACTTTTTTCTATTGCGTTGAGGCATTTTTATTACATCGATAAATTTGAAAATTACTTTAACATCTGATATTCAACGTATTTAATATTGGAAACGGTTTTAATTGGCTGTTATAATGAAAAAAGATAATTATAGAAGTTTTTCATTCAAATAATGAATAAAGGTAACTTATAAAAGGGAGGCGAGGTAGCGTGAATAAAACAATAAGTGAGAAAAACCAAAAGCTAGGTGTGATCCTTTCAGGAATGAACCGGGTTATGGTAGCCTTTTCCGGTGGTGTTGATAGTACATTGGTATTAAAGCGCGCACAACAGGAGTTGGGTGAAGCTAATGTGCTTGCAGTAGTTGTTGCATCCGAATTATTCCGTAAAGAAGAATTTGAAGGAGCAGTAAAACTTGCGGAGAAAATGGGGATTCGAGTCTATCAAACAGAAATAAAAGAACTGGAAGACGCAAATATTGTAGCTAACACACCTAATAGTTGGTATTATAGCAAAAAATTGCTCTATACCCATTTAAATCAGCTTGCTTGGGAAATGGGATATGATGAGGTGCTGGACGGTATGATTATGGATGACGTGGATGATTTCCGTCCTGGATTGAAGGCAAGAACAGAAGCAGGCGCGCGTAGTGTACTGGAAGAAGCAGGCTTTTTCAAACAAGAAGTTCGTGCGCTTACCAAAGAGCTTAATATTCCTGTATGGAATAAACCAGCATCTTGCAGCTTGGCATCCAGGATTCCTTATGGTATTAAACTGGATAAGCAAAAAATTAACCAAGTTGATCAGGCAGAGAAATTTATTGTAAGATTGGGATTTGATATGGTACGGGTACGTCACCATGAGGGTGTTGCCAGAATTGAAGTGACTTCAGAAGAAATTACCAAATTACTGGAACACCGCGAGGAAATCCAGCTAAAACTTGAGTCACTTGGCTTCAACTACGTATCATTGGATCTTCGTGGCTATCGTACAGGAAGTATGAATGAAGTATTACCAGCAGATGAATTGCAGACGGAAGTAAGTTAATATTTTTATATCTAAGCCTTGCAGATGCCAATACATTTCTGTAAGGCTTTTTCTAGCGAAGAAGAAGCACCACGCCTCGAATTTTAGTAAATAATAGGATTTCTTTTTTCCCTTTTTGAAAAGAAACGGTGGAAGTATGAACAGAGCGGAAATCTTAGATACATAAACAGGATAGAATTGTTTAAATCATGTACAAGAGAGAGATGCTCAAGTATATGAGTAAGGAAAAAAGGCATGATCATGTACCAGAGATAGGTTCTCTGACACATGAGCGGGCAAAATCAGCGTATCTATGTATGATAGCCAGACACAATAATCCAAACCACAAAGAATTACAGCTATACGGAGACTACAGCAAATGCGCACCTCATCTTATTGATGAGTATAAAGAAGATAAATAATTTGAAATTCTTAATATCTTTATTGACAAAGAATAATGGGCTGAATTATGATGGGAATAAATAAAGATGTCGACAATCGGCATAGAATAAATCGTTCCAATCGCTATAATGGAGGCATAAAATACAGGGAGGAGACTACTCTACATTATTTCCTTATAGGTCTGCGTTCAAAAACAGCATGGCCTACTATTTTATCTTATATAGGTAAGCGCTTTCAAAAGAGGATTTCATAAAAAGGAGGGGTTGCTAAAGGGTGGGTTCTTTAACAGTGCGTTACGCTGAAAGGTGTAAATTTAGGAAGAGGGGAAGGGATGGCTATGTTAAGATTTCCGGTTTTGGAGTATCATGAGCGAATGGCCAAAACGAAGCAACGGATGGCGACTGAAGGGATAGATGTTTTATTAGTGACAGATCCAGCGAATTTGAATTATTTAAGTGGTTATGATGCATGGTCGTTTTATGTTCATCAGCTTCTAATCGTTATGATAGAAGACGATCAGCCGTACTGGATTGGCCGTGGTTTAGACGCGAATGCCGCGAGACATACCAGTTGGTTGGATGAAGATCATATTTTCCCATATGCCGATCATTATGTTCAATCAACGATTCGTCATCCGATGGACTTTGTAGTTGATTTCCTGAAAGATAGAAAGTGGGATAAGAAGACGATTGCGATGGAGTTTGACAGCTATTATTTTACGGCGAAGTCACATATTCAGCTGACAAAAGGACTACCGGATGCGAGATTTAAAGATGGCACAAACTTGGTTAATTGGATCCGTATTATCAAATCGAACCAGGAAATTGATTATATGAAAAAAGCTGCCAGGATTTCTGAAAAAGCAATGGAAGCAGCTTTTGATATTTTAAATGAGGGCACCCGGGAAAGTGATGTTGTTGCAGGGATATCATATGCGCAAATACGTGGAACGGAAGAATTTGGTGGTGATTATCCAGCCATTGTTCCATTAGTGCCAAAGGGAGAAAAGACTTCTGCATGCCATTTGACATGGACAGATGATGTTTTTCAAGCAGGAGAGCCTGTAATTATCGAATTATCCGGTTGTTATAAGCGTTATCATGCTCCACTTGCTCGTACGGCCGTGGTGGGCACACCGGATGAAGAGATACAACGTTTAAGTGAGGTTGTTACGGAAGGAGTTAACAGTGCACTTGATATTGTGAAACCAGGTATTACCTGTGAAGAAGTTGAATTGGCATGGCGACAGTCGATTGAAAGAAATGGAATTAAAAAAGAGTCTCGAATTGGTTATTCCATGGGTCTTAATTACCCACCGGACTGGGGAGAGCATACTGCAAGTCTCAGGCCGGGAGACCGTACCATACTCGAACCGAATATGACCTTCCATATGATACCAACGATTGATTTAGGCCATGCCGGAATGGAGATTAGTGAATCATTCCGGGTGACAGAAACCGGAGTTGAATTATTCAATAATTTTCCGCAAGAACTTTTTGTGAAACCGAACATCCGGTTAGCTTAAGGAAATGAATAGACGTAAAGGCAGTTTTCTAGCTGCCTTTACGTCGTCGATCCCATACCTCTGGATCGATCAAATTCGGTGGTTTTTCATCATTTAACCCCTTTTCGAGGTTGATTGCAGCAAGTTCAGACATCTTTAATTCTGTCTCGTGTGTGGATGAGCCCACATGGGGAAGGGTGACTGTATTTTTCATTTTTAGGAGTGGGTTGTTCGGATCGGTTGGCTCATTTTCAAATACGTCTACTCCTGCTGCAGCGATGTCGCCATCTTTAAGGGCATCAATTAAATCCTGTTCCACGATCGTCTTACCTCGGGATCCGTTAATAAAAATCGCCGATCGTTTCATTAGCTCAAATTCCCTTTTGCCAATCATTCCCTTCGTTTCCGGTGTTAACGGGGTAATGAGACAAACAAAATCAGACACAGACAGCAATGTGTCGAGATTGGTATACGTTGCGTTATATTTTTTTCTACATCTGGCTTACGTGTACGACTGTGATAGACAATATCCATATCAAAACCAAAATGAGCCCGCTTGGCAATTGCTTGACCAATTCGTCCCATTCCGATGATACCTAATACTTTATGGTGGACATCTATACCGAAGTGATCAGATTCAACCGATTGCTTCCACTGGCCACTTTTAACAAACTGATCTAACTCTGGAATGCGTCTGGCTGTGGCAATGAGAATGCCAAATATCGTATCAGCCACTGTATCTGTTAATACGCTTGGCGTGTTGGTTGCCAAAATGTGATGTTTGCTTAATTGTTCAAGGTCGAGATTATTATAGCCAACAGAGACATTGCTCACAATTTTCAGATTAGGGGCTTTTTCCAGTAATTCATGATCAACTGGCAAATCCAATCCGATGATACCTTCTGCCTGATATAAGTATTCCAAGAATTCGGGATCAACTTTTGGGTCTATATTTTTAAAAAATCGAACATCGTGTTTTTTCTGCAAGTTTTCTAGTACAGGCTTCTCGACACGTTCATATGCAATAATTTTTTTCAAATCACAGACCTCCATTTTTTGGTGGATGCGGCTGGGACAAGGTTCCTGTCCCCATGTCCCTCTTCCAAAATAGCCATAAATATGGCAAAAGTCAATGTAAAAATAAATAATTTTAAATTATGGAATAATTGTATTGACTATTTGGAATAGGTATTTTAAGATAAAGGTAGAATTAATGTCGACAATCGGCAAAAAACATGGTATTGCAAGTTATGAATATAAAAGGAGATTCCCACATATGGATGATGATACTATGATTGTGCAAAAGCCGTTGAGTGAGCTTATCGCAGAACAACTAAGACAGCAAATATGGGATCGGGAGCTTGAATTCGGTGAACGTTTGCTGGAAGTAGAGCTGGCAGAAATGTTTGATGTGAGTCGGAGTACACTACGGGAAGCATTGAAAATGCTTGAACAAGAAGGATTGGTGATAAGTAAAGCACGAAAAGGTACGTATGTTGCACAGTTTTCAAACAAGGATTTAAAAGAGATTATCGAACTTCGAACATTGGTAGAGGATCATGCCTTTACGGATGCGTTATCTAATCTAAGCGAGGAACATTTTCAGAAACTCGAAGCGATTATCAATCAAATGAAGGAGGAAGTAGAACGAAAAGATTGGAATGCGCTATTTGATTTAGATATGCAATTTCATAGCTATGTCGTGGGTTTATGCAATAATTCCCGAATTATCAAAATTTATGACTCTATTCAAGTACAAATTCGGGCATATCTCGTACATCTTGATCAATATTATTCTAGTCATCAGGAATTTTATGAAGAGCATAAGGAATTATACAACGCCTTAGTAACCAAAGACGCTAAAGTCGTATACGGACGAGTGAGGGATCATATTGCATATGTTGGGGAGAACTTACTTGGGGTCAAATAAAATGTAGGGAGGTTAACAAATGAATAAAAAATTTGCGAACGTACAAACAGAATTGCCGGGACCAAAGGCGAAGGCATTACTTGAGCGGAGACATGCGATTGTTCCGGACGCGGTCAGTTATGGGATTCCAACTTTTGTAGAATCAGCAAAAGGTGCATTGCTTAAAGATGTGGATGGAAATCAGTTTATCGATTTCGCTGGGGCCATTGGAACGATAAACGCAGGGCATAGTCATGAATTAGTAACAGATGCATTACATGATCAGATTGATCGCTATATCCATACCGGGTTTAATGTCATGATGTATGACCCATATATTGCATTCGCCGAGAAAATTGCTGCCCTGGCTCCTGGAAATGGTGGAAAAAAAGTGATGTTTTTAAACAGTGGGGCGGAGGCGATCGAAAATGCGGTGAAAGTGGCTCGAAAATATACGAAACGTCAAGCTGTTGTTTCTTTTTCCGGTGGTTTTCATGGCAGGACATTATTGTCTATGTCTTTAACCGGAAAGGTGAGGCCATACAAATATGAATACGGTCCATTTGCTGCTGAAGTTTACCATGCCCCGTATCCTTATTTTTACCGCCGTCCAGAATCCATGAATGAAGAAGAATATTCCGCGTTTTTACGTCATGAAATGGAGGATTTTTTCATTAAAGAAGTCGCTCCTGATCAGGTTGCAGCGGTTATTATGGAGCCTGTCCAAGGAGAAAGCGGATTCATCATTCCGGATAAAGCATTTGTGCAGGGGATAAGTGATGTATGCAGGAAATATGGGATTCTTCTCATTGCAGATGAGATTCAAACAGGTTTTGGACGTACAGGAAAGTATTTTGCCATGGAACATTTCGAAGTGGAACCGGATCTAATTACGATTTCCAAATCCATGGCTGCAGGACTACCGATTAGTGGTGTGATTGGAAGCAGAGAAATCATGGACGAAGCAGGTGCAGGAGAACTTGGGGGAACGTATTGCGGGAGTCCGCTTGGCTGTCGTGCTGGGCTTGCGGTGCTGGATATAATGGAGAAGGAAAACCTGAACGGGCGCGCAGATTTGATTGGTCAACAGGTCATGACAAAATTTAAGCACATGCAAGCGCGTTTTGACGTGATTGGAGATGTAAGAGGAATGGGAGCTATGTGTGCACTGGAGTTTGTTACAGATCGAGAAAGCAAAACACCAGATAGGCAAATCACGGATCAGATCCTAAAAGAAGCGCAGCGGCGGGGCGTTGTCGCGCTTAAAGCGGGTGTTTACGATAATGTTGTTCGCTTGTTGATGCCGCTCGTGATAACCGATGAGCAGCTGCAGGAGGGATTGGATATATTGGAAGAATCCGTAGAGGCGGCTCTTACTGTCTCTGCAAAATAGAGGGAGCATCAAATGAAGCTATGTTCTTCACACTTACTATCTATATGAAATACGGAGAGGAGAAAAAATGATGAAACACTACTTGATGCATATCAATGGATTCGCTGTTGGAGACAATTTAAAGAAACAGGATGTTACCAATCCGGCAACAAATGAAATCGTCGGCACCGTTCCTGTGGGCGGAGAAGAAGAGGCAACACAGGCAATTGATGCAGCCCATGATGCACTCCAGGAATGGTCCGCATTGACTGCATATGATCGGGCCGGTTATTTAAAGCGGTTCCATGAACTTATGTTAGGAAATCAGGAAGATCTTGCGCATACGATGACAATTGAGATGGGTAAACCAATTCAGGAATCTAGAGGAGAAGTGAAATATGCAGCTTCTTTTATGGAATGGTTTGCAGAAGAAGGCAAGCGTATTTACGGCGAAACGGTTCCAACACATATCTCAGGTAAGCGTCTGCAGGTATGGAGAAAACCGATTGGTGTTGTGGCAGCAATCACCCCATGGAATTTTCCAGCTGCTATGTTGACGCGTAAGATGGGTCCAGCACTTGCCGCAGGTTGTACGATTGTGATTAAACCATCAAGTGAAAGCCCATTAACTGCTATGAAATTAATGGAGTTAGCCAAAGAGGCAGGTTTTCCTAAAGGTGTCATTAATCTGGTTACAGGTTCTTCATCAAAAATTGCTAGCACCGTTATGGAAAGTGAAAAGGTTCGTAAAGTAACGTTCACCGGCTCCACGGAAGTTGGGAAAATATTAATCAAACAAAGTGCTGATACGGTGAAGAATTTGTCACTGGAACTTGGGGGACACGCGCCGCTGATTGTTCTGGATGATGCAGATGTTGATGTGGCCGTTAAAGGGGTGATGGCTTCGAAATTTAGAAATGCCGGGCAGACGTGTATTTGTGCCAATCGTGTGTACGTTCAATCCGGTGTTTACGATGAATTTATTCAAAAGTTTGCACAAGCCGTAAATGAGTTGAAAGTCGGAAATGGAGAGGACGAATCGGTCGATGTTGGCCCACTCATCAATCAGGCAGGTCTGGAAAAAGTGAATCATCATGTGCAGGATGCAATCAATAAGGGCGCTTCGATCGTCAGTGGAGGAGAGCCAGCAATAAGCGAAGGGGGCGTCTTTTTCAAGCCCACTGTTATTGGTGAGGTGGATTCGTCGATGGTGATAATGCAGGAAGAAACTTTTGGTCCTGTAGCTCCTGTCCAAAAAGTAGAAACAGAAGACGAAGCGATCGCCCTTGCGAATGATACGCCGTATGGCTTGGCAGCTTATGTTTTCACGGACAGTGTAGGAAGGGGCACACGTGTTATTGAACAGCTGAACTTCGGTATTGTCGGTTGGAATGAAGGGGCGCCATCGGCTGCACAAGTTCCTTTTGGTGGCATGAAAGAAAGTGGCATTGGCAGAGAAGGTGGCCATGATGGCATTGATGCGTTTTTAGAAACGCAGTACGTGGCAATCGGAATGGAATAATATTAAAAAGGGAGCTTGCCAATAGAAGCGAATTATACAAATTCCTTTTTGAAAGTGTGTAGACAATGGTTTGACCCTGGATGATCAAGGGGGGTTTTACTTGGTTGCTGTAAATAATGAGATGAAAATTAAAGCAAAAGAAATGCGAATGCAGTTAGTCGAGTGGCGACGTAAGTTTCATGCGAATCCGGAATTAAGCTTTCAAGAAATGAAAACCTCTCAGATGGTTGCTCGAATTCTGGAAAACATGCCAGGTATGCACGTCCAAAGGAATGCGGGATATCCGACTGCGGTTGTTGGTACCCTTTCTTCTGGGAAAGGACCGACATTCGCGATCCGTGCAGATATGGATGCTTTACCGATTCAAGAAGCAAACATACATGAATACAGGTCGCAAAACTCTGGAGTCATGCATGCTTGTGGGCATGATGCGCATATGTCAATTGGGCTTGGAGTAGCTCATCTGTTAAGTAAAGCTTTTAAACATGGAGAAATGCAGGGAACGGTTAAATTTCTATTTCAACCTGCGGAAGAACGTGCAGATGAACATGGCTCTACAGGGGCTCCGTATATGATTCAAACAGGTGTGTTGGATGATGTAGATGCTGTCATTGCACTTCATATGAGTCCTGAACATCAACTAGGTGAAGTGCTGGTTCACGATGGATATAGTATGGCTAACGTGGATGTATTTGATGCAAAAATTTTGGGAACTGGTGGGCACGCAGCCTATCCGCATCAGGGATCAGATCCTGTCTGGATGCTTAGCCCTGTTCTGGCTGCAGTGTACGGGATTACAGCACGACGCATATCTCCGCTTGAATCCGCTGTGATTAGTATTGGAGCTATTCACAGCGGATCTGCTAACAATATACTTCCATCTGAAGTAGCAATCAGCGGGACGATTCGAAGCTATGGACCTGATGTTCGCAAACGCCTGCACAAGGAACTGGAGAAGGCATTTTCCATGGTGAAAGTCTGGCAGGGAGACTATGCTTTAAAAATTTCCCCTGAAGACCCCGCACTTGAAAATGATCCTAGAATCAATCGCTTCATTAAACGTACGATTCGCGGTCTTTATCCCGATTTTCATATACGTGACATGCCGTTTGGTCTAGGTGGAGAAGATTTCGCACATATGACGAGGAGAATTTCGGGCGCGATGTTTTTCCTTGGCTGCGCGGTTAATGATGGGGTGTCTCGAAACCTGCATACACCAACGTTTGATATTGATGAAAGAAGCTTACCAGTTGGTGTATCCATTATTGCTGAAACAGCAAGACGTTATTTAATGAAAGAAGAAGGTGGGGAAGTGTAGCATGACTCGCCAAATACAACCAATAACATTCGAAGATATTCAAACAGCCCATAAGCGAATCACTCCCATCGTAAAGAAGTCTCCTTTGATTTATTCACCTGTGCTATCAGAAATCACGGGAACACCAATTTATTTAAAATTGGAAAATCTGAATGTGAGTGGTTCTTTTAAGATTAGGGGAGCAGCAAATAAAATGTTAGGTTTGACTCCAGCACAACAAAAACGAGGAGTAACTACATTTTCTACTGGTAATTTTGGAATGAGTGTCGCTTATCTGGCTAAAACGCTAGGAATGAAAGCAATTATTTGCATATCAGGTCGTGTTCCGAAAGCAAAAGTGAATCTAATTCGGGATATGGGCGCACAAATTGAAATTATTGGTCAGTCCCAAGATGATGCACAGCAACGTTCATATCAATTGGAAAAAGAACATGGTTTGACGGTGATCCATCCTTTTGATGATCCGGAGGTGATTGCGGGCCAGGGAACAATTGGTTTGGAATTGCTGGAAGATTTGCCTGAAGTTGATACCGTTATTGGGGGACTTTCTGGTGGCGGGATGCATTCCGGTTTAGGTGTTGCTTTAAAAGCTATCGAACCTCATGTACAGCTTTTAGGAGTTTCGACTGTAAAGGGGGCAACGATGTATGAAAGTATTAAGCAAGGGAAACCTGTTGCCGTAGAGGAACAAGATACATTGGCTGATAGTTTGCTAGGGGGAATTGGGGATCATAATCAGTACACCTTTAAGATGATTCAACAATATGTAGATGAAATCATGTTGCTTGACGAAGAGGAGATTGCTGATGGAATGTACTTTATGCTAAAGAACCATCAGATGATAATTGAAGGTGCAGCAGCGTCCGGGATTGGAGCCATTTTGCATGAAAAGGCAAATTTAGGCACTTGCGTTGCGATTATTATTAGTGGCTGCAGTGTAGATACATCCGTCATCATGGACATTGCGAATCAGTATCAGTCGAAAAGTTTCAAATAACTGATGTTAGAGCACCGGGTTTGGAATTGGATATCTAAGCTTCGGTGTTCAGCGCTCGGAGTTCGGGGTTCGCGGATCCGAATTCGGCATTGGCTGCCTCGTATACGGTATGGATGAGTTCGAGTTTGGCATTCGTTATTTCCGAATTTTGAGCCCGGAGTTCGGGATTCTAATTAGGAGGTTTTGCAATGGCTAAAATGTTGTTTCATGATCAAATAATAGAAAGGGAAAGTCGTGTCAATATAGAAGACCGGGCATATCAATTTGGTGATGGAATTTATGAAGTCATAGGGGTTTATGACGGGAAGCCATTTATGATGGATGAACATTTGGACCGACTCAAGCGTAGTGCGAATGAAATTCAGCTAAAGCTACCTTATCAGATGGATGATTTCCGGTCCAATTTGGAAGAATTAGTGGAAAACAACGAACTTTATGAAGGTATTATTTACTTGCAGGTATCCAGAGGTGTTGGACCACGGTGGCATGAATTTCCGGATCCAGATGTATCCCCGGTCACTGTTGCTTATACTAGGGCAGAGGAACGAAAGACTGACCTGGAGGAAAAGGGTGGAGTGGCTGTGCTTACAGAGGATATTCGCTGGTTGCGTTGTGATATTAAGACACTAAACTTGCTTCCGAATGTGTTGGCCAAGCAAAAAGCAGTGGAACATAATGCGGTTGAAGCGATTCTACATCGGGATGGTATTGTGACAGAGGCAAGTGCCTCAAATGTGTTTATGGTGAAAGATGGAACACTTTACACTCACCCTGCAAATAACTATATTCTTAATGGTATTACGCGACAAAAAATCATAGAACGTTGTGATGCATTAGACATGAAAGTGAATGAAGAGCCATTTACCGTTGATGACATGCTAGCTGCTGATGAAGTGTTTATTACTGCAACAAAATCGGACATTATTCCTATTTTACAAATTGATAATCACAAAATCGCTGCAGGCGTTCCTGGAGCAATGACATTACGTATTTTAGAGGAATTTCGCTCGCTGATACGAGAACTGACAGAAACATGATGGTAGCCTCCTCCATCGCAGGGGGAAATAAAAGGGAGGAGGAAATCTGTTTTGATTTATTCACCAACATTAGCCGCCTATCATCCTACCACTGCAGAAATAGACCTTGCAGCATTTCATGAAAATATAAGGAATGTTAAACGCATCATAAATAAAAGCATACTGCTGGCGGTAATAAAAACAAATGCTTATGGTCATGGGACGGTTCGGATAGGGAAAGAAGCGGTTCGTGCCGGAGCAGATCGCCTGGGTGTGACCACCGTTGAAGAAGGGGCACTGCTTCGCGAGAATGGTATCCAAGTTCCGATCCATGTTTTAAATTCAATCATGCCCGCACAAGCGGCAGATATAGCCCGTTATAAACTGACAGCATCGGTATTCTCGTATAGGTTAACGCGAGCAATCAGCGAAGCAGCAACAAAGCAACAACGTGAGATTCCCGTACATGTTAAAGTAGATACAGGTCTGCATCGTTTTGGTTTAGAACCTCATGAAGTGATCCCGTTTTGTACGTCCTGTTATAAACTGCCGGGCCTTCGGTGGGAAGGTATTTACACGCATTTTTCCAGTGCGGATGAGGGGGACATGGGCAAGACAGAAAAGCAGTTTCGCTTATTTTTAGAGGTGGTGGAAAAGCTTTACAAACAAGGATTTACGTTTCCTATTCGTCACGTTGGTGGTTCCACGATTGCAATGGAAAGACCAGATCTTCATTTAGAGATGGTGAGACCAGGTTTGGCATTGTTTGGATATCCCCCCGCGTTGCGTCAACGGGATATTC
It encodes the following:
- a CDS encoding gluconate 2-dehydrogenase subunit 3 family protein, which gives rise to MADEKDAKKQSEMSRRKFMKNTGYVAGGAIGGGLLGSLLGTNFLGDNQQTSPENTNEENNFNRALMYFTKQSDFDILRAATERIFPEDDNGPGAIELGIPFFIDHQLAGAYGHNDREYMQGPFYPGSDFQGYQTRLKRHEVFDVGIQAIEKQSQNDFNASFVDLEGEQQDEILQQFQDGDVDLKGVTATTFFELLRSATIEGAYADPLYGGNGNMEGWVMKEYPGNYMSYIDEIEEEEFIEKEPKALQSHISS
- a CDS encoding GntR family transcriptional regulator: MDDDTMIVQKPLSELIAEQLRQQIWDRELEFGERLLEVELAEMFDVSRSTLREALKMLEQEGLVISKARKGTYVAQFSNKDLKEIIELRTLVEDHAFTDALSNLSEEHFQKLEAIINQMKEEVERKDWNALFDLDMQFHSYVVGLCNNSRIIKIYDSIQVQIRAYLVHLDQYYSSHQEFYEEHKELYNALVTKDAKVVYGRVRDHIAYVGENLLGVK
- a CDS encoding M24 family metallopeptidase, with protein sequence MLRFPVLEYHERMAKTKQRMATEGIDVLLVTDPANLNYLSGYDAWSFYVHQLLIVMIEDDQPYWIGRGLDANAARHTSWLDEDHIFPYADHYVQSTIRHPMDFVVDFLKDRKWDKKTIAMEFDSYYFTAKSHIQLTKGLPDARFKDGTNLVNWIRIIKSNQEIDYMKKAARISEKAMEAAFDILNEGTRESDVVAGISYAQIRGTEEFGGDYPAIVPLVPKGEKTSACHLTWTDDVFQAGEPVIIELSGCYKRYHAPLARTAVVGTPDEEIQRLSEVVTEGVNSALDIVKPGITCEEVELAWRQSIERNGIKKESRIGYSMGLNYPPDWGEHTASLRPGDRTILEPNMTFHMIPTIDLGHAGMEISESFRVTETGVELFNNFPQELFVKPNIRLA
- the larE gene encoding ATP-dependent sacrificial sulfur transferase LarE, which translates into the protein MNKTISEKNQKLGVILSGMNRVMVAFSGGVDSTLVLKRAQQELGEANVLAVVVASELFRKEEFEGAVKLAEKMGIRVYQTEIKELEDANIVANTPNSWYYSKKLLYTHLNQLAWEMGYDEVLDGMIMDDVDDFRPGLKARTEAGARSVLEEAGFFKQEVRALTKELNIPVWNKPASCSLASRIPYGIKLDKQKINQVDQAEKFIVRLGFDMVRVRHHEGVARIEVTSEEITKLLEHREEIQLKLESLGFNYVSLDLRGYRTGSMNEVLPADELQTEVS
- a CDS encoding NAD-dependent succinate-semialdehyde dehydrogenase produces the protein MKHYLMHINGFAVGDNLKKQDVTNPATNEIVGTVPVGGEEEATQAIDAAHDALQEWSALTAYDRAGYLKRFHELMLGNQEDLAHTMTIEMGKPIQESRGEVKYAASFMEWFAEEGKRIYGETVPTHISGKRLQVWRKPIGVVAAITPWNFPAAMLTRKMGPALAAGCTIVIKPSSESPLTAMKLMELAKEAGFPKGVINLVTGSSSKIASTVMESEKVRKVTFTGSTEVGKILIKQSADTVKNLSLELGGHAPLIVLDDADVDVAVKGVMASKFRNAGQTCICANRVYVQSGVYDEFIQKFAQAVNELKVGNGEDESVDVGPLINQAGLEKVNHHVQDAINKGASIVSGGEPAISEGGVFFKPTVIGEVDSSMVIMQEETFGPVAPVQKVETEDEAIALANDTPYGLAAYVFTDSVGRGTRVIEQLNFGIVGWNEGAPSAAQVPFGGMKESGIGREGGHDGIDAFLETQYVAIGME
- the gabT gene encoding 4-aminobutyrate--2-oxoglutarate transaminase, encoding MNKKFANVQTELPGPKAKALLERRHAIVPDAVSYGIPTFVESAKGALLKDVDGNQFIDFAGAIGTINAGHSHELVTDALHDQIDRYIHTGFNVMMYDPYIAFAEKIAALAPGNGGKKVMFLNSGAEAIENAVKVARKYTKRQAVVSFSGGFHGRTLLSMSLTGKVRPYKYEYGPFAAEVYHAPYPYFYRRPESMNEEEYSAFLRHEMEDFFIKEVAPDQVAAVIMEPVQGESGFIIPDKAFVQGISDVCRKYGILLIADEIQTGFGRTGKYFAMEHFEVEPDLITISKSMAAGLPISGVIGSREIMDEAGAGELGGTYCGSPLGCRAGLAVLDIMEKENLNGRADLIGQQVMTKFKHMQARFDVIGDVRGMGAMCALEFVTDRESKTPDRQITDQILKEAQRRGVVALKAGVYDNVVRLLMPLVITDEQLQEGLDILEESVEAALTVSAK
- a CDS encoding general stress protein, which gives rise to MAKEIIGSYSSRDEAVSVVQRLELKGYIAKNITIFANSDHAEDMDRQTDVKVKSDATTEDEESFMDKVKKVFTEHTDTDSHIELHGKLVNAGVSELQAKKLTDEIKSGNILIVADDQLKMGNDATSDTVTMEETAMRRD